catgATCAACCGAAATCATCATCTACATttctttcaaataaaaaataaaaaatcccacaatatatataaatctcaTTACCCATTCCAAGAAACAACAATACACGTGACATGCACTgatgaaacaaaacaaaacaaaacacgaaataaaatcaatcaataagATACATCGGTGTCGCAGTCGACCCTCCGAAACCCCTCCGACTCCTTAAACGGGACTTCGTAGGGCCCACAGGCGGCGGTGACGGTCCGATGCACCTTGAACACCCCGATCTTCATGTGCGTCTTCCCCGTGACCTTGACCTCCATCGTGGCGCTCCCCGTCGCCCTCTCCGCCCTAAATTGGTCGGCCTCCTTCCCCTGCAGCGCCGCCCTCACCCCGGGCAattccacctccacctccgtCACGTTCCTCACCGGCTGGCGGAACGGCGCCACGCTCCCGTTGAAGAGCTTGGTGCCGTGGTAGGTGGCCTCCACCTCGATCCTCTTGAATTGGAAGGAGACGCGCTTGTTGGGGTTCCTGGACCGGAGCAGGCAGTGGAAGGTGGAGTTGCCGGCGGTGGCGTTGTTGCCGGTGTAGCCGGTGATGGAGCTGTGCTCGATGGAGAGGATGAGCTTCTTGGGCTGGACGGCGAGCCAGATGACGGCGACCACGAAGAGGGTGAGGAGGATGAGGACGAGGACGACGATGAGGATGCAGCGCGTGGCGTTGGGCTGCCGCGCCTGCACCGTCGGCGGCGGCGTGTCCTTGGATTTTGGCATGGTGGTGGGattttgtgtaattttatGTGGTGAAGGTGAGTAGATATAGTCATATGGAGGGGTACTTAAGTGCTTTTTGATTTCTTGGGGGGAACTCAAGAAATATTCTAGGAGTGAGAGTGACTAAAAAGGAggttgtgtttgtgtgtggaTGTATGTGCAAGAATGTAGGGTTCTTGGATTATTTTGtgatgaagattgaagatgtATCGTGGTGGTGTGATTtgaagaatatttttagtggtaatgattgcttagttttcaaggTATTCGATTGGATAGGATCTCTAATGATGTTTTTGCTTTTGGATAGAATCAAGTTTGACTTAGGTTTTTCTTTATATCGAGATAGCAAGTAAGTATATGTAActtgatttatgatttttaataattttttttattcatgatatctaatactttattaattttaaattaaaattgtgtcGTCTATCATCGATAGTCATGATAGTGTATTTGCTAGGCTCGAAAAAGATGTGCAATGCAGATTGGGGTGTTATTATCATGCCCCATTTCGTGATTGATTTATAACATGTCTCTCTTTTTACCCTTCCTCGTCCTCACCATCATCcatctcctctctctctttcgtTGTGTTCATTGGATTCTCTTTTGAACTCGAGGAACACAACCTCGAGCAACCTAATCTGTGTTTCgttttctttattcaatttcaattggACAAATTCATTCAAACTGATCAACCATGGATTTTGATTACGATCGCTATATGCTCACAAGCATTGCCATAGCAAAAGTGTCCAAGCCCTATTCTCCTCCCAAATCACTCTACATCTTAAATCTTGAACAACAATTGTTCTAGAATTTTGTCTTTCAAGAACAAGGCATCGCCATATTTCACGAAAGCAAGTGGCGAGGAAGAAGAGACTGAAGCTCTTTTATCGGATGAATAAATGTCAAAAAAGGAAGATATGGTGACCCTAGAATAAAGAAGGTTGTTTGTCATTAGCCGATGTCATGAGGTGGCCCAACGAGAGAAGGATGTTgacctattttatttatcttgaatttttatcaaaaacaCGTTATTGtacttttttctaaaattttataggagtactaaaaatatataagcgggaattttggaaatttgaaaatcaaacGAGGGCCACATGtttcatttaataaattcatataacaacCTTTAAAATTCAAGATGTAAATTATTTGTAGCTTTGTTTTTCCACCACTCTCACACTCTCTCCCCCTGCGAAGGTA
The genomic region above belongs to Salvia hispanica cultivar TCC Black 2014 chromosome 3, UniMelb_Shisp_WGS_1.0, whole genome shotgun sequence and contains:
- the LOC125209184 gene encoding uncharacterized protein At1g08160-like produces the protein MPKSKDTPPPTVQARQPNATRCILIVVLVLILLTLFVVAVIWLAVQPKKLILSIEHSSITGYTGNNATAGNSTFHCLLRSRNPNKRVSFQFKRIEVEATYHGTKLFNGSVAPFRQPVRNVTEVEVELPGVRAALQGKEADQFRAERATGSATMEVKVTGKTHMKIGVFKVHRTVTAACGPYEVPFKESEGFRRVDCDTDVSY